The following proteins are co-located in the Lacticaseibacillus paracasei subsp. paracasei genome:
- a CDS encoding PFL family protein, translated as METQQIKETIEMISEENLDIRTITMGISLLDCVTGDLQTTADKVYAKIMAKAANLVPVADAISDEYGIPIVNKRISVTPVSLLAGADQNLDFRPIAQAMDRAAKDLGVDLIGGYTALVQNGSTPAETALMKSLPEVLDTTERVCASVNIGSTRSGLNMDAVKLMGTVVKEVAMRKPQNAMKLVVFCNAVEDNPFMAGAFWGISEGDVAINTGVSGPGVVERAIAAKPAASFEEICETIKQTAFKVSRMGQFVGKVAADRLDVPFNIVDLSLAPTPAKGDSVAQILETMGLSHVGTPGTTAALALLNDAVKKGGIMAAERVGGLSGAFIPVSEDANMITAAAKGQISLEKLEAMTAVCSVGLDMVAVPGDTPDATISGMIADEAAIGMINNKTTAVRVIPVPGKQVGDTVEFGGIFGTAPIMAINDGDAQQFINRGGRIPAPIHSFKN; from the coding sequence ATGGAAACTCAACAAATTAAAGAAACCATTGAAATGATCAGTGAAGAGAATCTGGATATCCGAACGATTACCATGGGGATTTCCTTGTTGGATTGTGTAACTGGTGACCTGCAAACCACAGCCGACAAAGTATATGCCAAAATTATGGCAAAAGCTGCCAATCTGGTGCCGGTAGCTGACGCCATTAGCGACGAATACGGAATTCCAATTGTCAACAAACGTATTAGCGTGACCCCGGTCAGCTTGCTAGCTGGCGCGGATCAAAACCTCGATTTTCGCCCGATTGCCCAAGCGATGGATCGAGCTGCAAAAGATTTAGGTGTGGATTTAATTGGGGGCTATACCGCTCTCGTTCAAAACGGTAGTACGCCAGCAGAAACTGCATTGATGAAGAGTTTGCCGGAGGTGTTAGACACCACGGAACGCGTTTGTGCGTCCGTGAACATCGGCAGTACACGCAGCGGTTTGAACATGGACGCTGTTAAGTTGATGGGCACGGTCGTCAAAGAGGTTGCCATGCGCAAGCCGCAGAATGCGATGAAACTGGTGGTATTCTGCAATGCTGTTGAAGACAATCCGTTTATGGCAGGTGCTTTTTGGGGGATTTCAGAAGGTGATGTTGCCATCAACACAGGTGTTTCCGGTCCCGGTGTTGTAGAACGGGCGATCGCGGCCAAACCGGCGGCAAGTTTTGAAGAGATCTGTGAAACGATTAAACAAACCGCCTTTAAAGTGTCACGGATGGGCCAATTTGTCGGTAAAGTTGCTGCGGATCGCCTTGATGTACCGTTTAACATTGTTGACCTCAGTTTGGCACCAACACCGGCAAAAGGTGACTCAGTGGCGCAAATTCTGGAAACAATGGGACTCAGTCATGTTGGCACACCAGGCACAACGGCAGCGTTGGCGTTGCTAAACGATGCAGTCAAAAAAGGCGGCATCATGGCGGCTGAACGTGTCGGCGGATTATCAGGTGCCTTCATTCCGGTTTCTGAGGATGCTAATATGATCACCGCAGCGGCCAAGGGTCAAATCAGTCTGGAAAAACTAGAAGCGATGACGGCGGTTTGTTCAGTTGGCTTGGATATGGTTGCGGTGCCTGGCGACACTCCTGACGCCACGATTAGCGGCATGATTGCCGACGAGGCTGCTATCGGGATGATTAACAACAAGACGACGGCAGTCAGAGTGATTCCAGTTCCTGGTAAGCAGGTGGGCGACACCGTTGAATTCGGCGGTATTTTCGGTACTGCGCCGATCATGGCAATTAACGATGGCGATGCGCAGCAGTTTATTAATCGTGGTGGCCGTATCCCAGCCCCGATCCATAGCTTTAAGAACTAA
- a CDS encoding MalY/PatB family protein, which translates to MEELPADVAAFVETHLVDRRNSNAVKWDGLAGEFGRTDLLPMWIADTEFKAPQAVIDALTARIQEGTFGYSIRPQSYYDAFIDWEKTRHGVTVQPEWMRFGVGVVKSLYAMVNWLTEPGDPVLIMQPVYYPFMNAIKDLGRKVVSVDLQLTADGWRIDFDQLDKTLATQNIKAMIFCSPHNPVGRVWTREELERLFAITSHHDVTVVSDEIHGDLEVSGPKFTSALQVAEGPARSRLVVLNAPSKTFNLAALLNSHIIIPDEKLRTAYDDFIKQLHPVDTSLLGQVAGEAAYRHGGAWLDKVLQVVRYNYQQLLTGLKQSAPKATVADLQGTYLAYVDIGAYVAPAKIKSFVEDVCGLAVDYGAWFSPKTATYIRLNLATDPKLVAEAIQRLTEHLAQPQL; encoded by the coding sequence ATGGAAGAATTGCCAGCTGATGTAGCGGCTTTTGTTGAAACACATTTGGTTGATCGGCGCAATAGTAACGCCGTGAAGTGGGATGGTTTGGCAGGTGAATTTGGCCGCACGGATCTCCTGCCGATGTGGATTGCCGATACCGAATTTAAAGCACCTCAGGCGGTGATTGACGCCTTAACCGCTCGCATTCAAGAAGGAACTTTTGGCTATTCCATTCGGCCACAATCCTACTATGATGCCTTCATTGATTGGGAAAAGACTCGCCATGGCGTGACGGTGCAGCCGGAATGGATGCGTTTTGGTGTCGGTGTGGTTAAATCGCTGTATGCCATGGTCAATTGGCTGACCGAACCCGGCGATCCAGTTTTAATCATGCAGCCTGTCTATTATCCCTTCATGAATGCGATTAAGGATCTTGGTCGCAAAGTGGTCTCGGTTGATCTTCAATTAACTGCTGATGGCTGGCGGATAGATTTTGATCAATTGGATAAAACGCTTGCGACGCAAAACATTAAAGCCATGATTTTTTGCTCGCCACATAATCCGGTCGGTCGAGTTTGGACCCGTGAAGAACTGGAACGGCTTTTTGCGATCACGAGTCACCATGATGTCACGGTGGTATCTGATGAGATTCACGGCGATTTGGAAGTTAGTGGGCCAAAATTCACCTCTGCTTTGCAAGTAGCTGAGGGTCCGGCACGCAGTCGGCTTGTCGTCCTGAATGCACCGTCGAAGACCTTTAATCTTGCGGCTTTACTGAATTCGCATATTATTATTCCGGATGAAAAGTTGCGCACGGCTTATGATGATTTCATCAAACAGTTGCATCCAGTAGATACCAGCCTTTTGGGACAGGTCGCCGGTGAGGCAGCCTATCGTCACGGTGGCGCGTGGTTAGACAAGGTGCTTCAAGTTGTCCGATATAACTACCAACAGTTGCTAACCGGTCTGAAGCAGAGCGCTCCGAAGGCTACAGTTGCGGACTTGCAGGGCACCTATCTTGCCTATGTGGATATTGGTGCCTATGTTGCGCCAGCCAAAATTAAATCATTTGTTGAAGATGTTTGCGGACTGGCAGTTGATTACGGCGCATGGTTCTCCCCCAAAACAGCTACGTATATTCGCTTGAACTTAGCCACCGACCCCAAACTTGTTGCCGAGGCGATTCAGCGTTTAACTGAGCACTTGGCTCAGCCGCAACTTTAA
- a CDS encoding metallophosphoesterase, protein MKAVKYVAALFLMLIFAIVLGQIHPDRDRPLTNSSQATIWVLSDTHFIAPSLHDEKTAYTQIKRSAAGKDMDYQPVAINALVQNALKARPTALVITGDVTFNGEKASAESIMRRLQPLVANGTKVLIIPGNHDIYDGWARANKGKRQLLTEQISPSDWRNIFHTSYEQAVAQDPNSLSYRVNLNRNYQLLMLDSNIYTIEPSNRPPNTGGKLTPQTMKWVRQQLAAGQKAHRKSIVFMHHNLYAHNEAVNQGFVLDNSDQLKTLLKAYHVPLLFSGHIHAQDISRDPDGQCPTIEVVSGAFSISPASYGVVTFTPNRITYQKHATDPTPYLTAKQRKNPDLLHYQRYLKQLFLQDGEGLAYGDLMDNGVTNQHDLDAAAKLMGVLNWRFFTGDDHPDKAELKRLKADPGWAVLERSPMLRRYLKEIVQDHNMNDNHLIINHP, encoded by the coding sequence ATGAAAGCAGTCAAATATGTAGCAGCGTTATTTTTAATGCTGATCTTTGCAATCGTCTTGGGGCAAATTCACCCTGATCGTGATCGCCCACTCACCAATAGTTCACAGGCAACCATTTGGGTGCTCAGCGATACCCACTTTATTGCCCCAAGTCTACATGATGAAAAGACTGCTTATACCCAAATCAAACGTTCTGCAGCAGGAAAAGATATGGACTATCAGCCCGTTGCTATCAATGCTTTGGTTCAAAACGCCTTAAAAGCCCGCCCGACAGCCCTCGTCATCACCGGTGATGTCACGTTCAACGGCGAAAAAGCCAGTGCCGAAAGTATCATGCGCCGCCTACAACCACTTGTTGCCAATGGTACGAAGGTGTTGATCATCCCTGGCAATCATGATATTTACGATGGTTGGGCACGAGCCAACAAGGGCAAACGACAACTACTGACAGAACAAATCAGCCCTAGCGATTGGCGCAATATTTTTCATACCAGTTATGAGCAGGCAGTTGCGCAGGATCCGAATAGTTTGAGCTATCGCGTCAACCTTAACCGCAATTATCAATTGCTGATGCTGGACAGCAATATTTATACGATCGAACCTTCCAATCGCCCCCCGAACACTGGTGGTAAGCTCACACCGCAGACCATGAAATGGGTTCGCCAGCAATTAGCTGCTGGTCAAAAGGCCCATCGCAAGTCGATTGTTTTCATGCACCACAATCTATATGCCCACAATGAAGCGGTGAATCAAGGATTTGTTTTGGACAACAGCGATCAACTCAAAACGTTGCTGAAAGCTTACCATGTTCCGTTGCTTTTTTCCGGACACATCCATGCGCAAGACATCAGCCGCGATCCGGACGGGCAATGTCCAACGATTGAAGTTGTCAGCGGCGCATTTTCGATCAGCCCTGCCAGTTATGGGGTGGTGACGTTCACGCCTAACCGAATCACCTATCAAAAGCATGCGACTGATCCCACACCTTACTTAACCGCCAAGCAACGAAAAAATCCTGATCTGCTACATTATCAACGGTATCTGAAGCAACTCTTTCTCCAAGATGGCGAAGGTCTTGCATATGGGGATCTCATGGATAATGGCGTGACGAATCAGCATGATTTGGATGCTGCCGCAAAACTGATGGGCGTCTTGAACTGGCGCTTTTTCACAGGCGATGATCATCCCGATAAAGCTGAACTCAAGCGATTAAAAGCCGATCCGGGTTGGGCCGTTTTGGAACGCTCACCAATGCTGCGGCGATATCTTAAAGAAATCGTACAGGATCATAATATGAATGATAATCATTTAATCATCAATCACCCTTAG
- a CDS encoding ACT domain-containing protein has translation MQVIVTVIGTDKVGIIAQVTTALADLDVNILDVSQTIMQGAFTMMLLAKIPDNGNFNTVKSQLATLGDQIGVEIKVARQEIFDAMHRL, from the coding sequence ATGCAAGTAATCGTAACGGTTATCGGTACCGACAAAGTTGGGATCATCGCACAAGTAACCACTGCTTTAGCAGATTTAGATGTTAATATTTTGGATGTTTCACAGACTATCATGCAAGGTGCATTTACGATGATGCTGCTAGCTAAAATTCCAGATAATGGCAATTTCAATACGGTAAAAAGTCAATTGGCGACCTTGGGTGATCAAATTGGCGTTGAGATCAAAGTAGCCCGTCAAGAGATTTTTGATGCCATGCATCGGCTTTAA
- a CDS encoding DsbA family protein produces the protein MIEIFLFFNPIGSVCLGTEQKLLRQLDKFQQEVRVHFVPVLNLDIMEQFMKREQLSVGNLAKRNQLLRAAYNLALDYKAAQYQGNKKARMLLLRLQQHAPLVQYQYDAAFVAKMLDKCKLDQEMFYEDRQRSEVKMGFDSDQRTANQMGITQTPSLVIVDTDRKVDDGHAVLIEQIGDPALIPHLCDLIRTDPAGFFTERPENMGSNFRIF, from the coding sequence GTGATAGAAATTTTTCTTTTTTTCAATCCAATCGGGAGCGTCTGTCTGGGCACTGAACAGAAATTACTCAGACAATTGGATAAATTCCAGCAGGAAGTGCGCGTCCACTTCGTTCCCGTTCTTAATTTAGATATCATGGAACAATTTATGAAACGTGAGCAACTGAGCGTAGGTAATCTTGCTAAACGCAACCAGCTGCTCCGTGCAGCTTACAACCTTGCGTTGGATTATAAGGCTGCACAATATCAAGGCAACAAAAAAGCACGGATGCTCTTGTTGCGGCTACAACAACACGCACCTCTGGTTCAATACCAATATGATGCGGCCTTTGTGGCAAAGATGCTCGACAAATGTAAGCTGGATCAAGAAATGTTTTATGAAGATCGTCAGCGTTCCGAAGTTAAAATGGGCTTTGACTCCGATCAACGAACTGCTAACCAAATGGGTATCACTCAAACGCCTTCCCTTGTCATTGTTGACACCGATCGCAAAGTAGATGACGGCCATGCTGTTTTGATCGAACAAATCGGTGACCCAGCACTCATCCCACATCTTTGCGATCTCATCCGAACAGATCCCGCCGGTTTCTTCACCGAACGGCCCGAAAACATGGGGAGCAACTTTAGAATTTTTTAG
- a CDS encoding GTP pyrophosphokinase produces MQRDWDSFLMPYEQAVGELKIKFRGMRKQFQQANEHTPIEFVTGRVKPVSSIIEKQSRRFISDELLEQDMQDIAGLRIMCQFVEDIYQVVALLRQRTDMNIVEERDYVTNVKPSGYRSYHVVIEYPVQLIHGEKKILAEVQIRTMSMNFWATIEHSLNYKYNGEFPDTLKARLKRAAEASFMLDKEMSDIREEIQEAQHLFVYGKGQQPHSKTKDHHDDKKDE; encoded by the coding sequence ATGCAAAGGGACTGGGATAGTTTCTTAATGCCGTATGAACAAGCAGTCGGGGAATTGAAAATTAAATTTCGCGGTATGCGTAAACAATTTCAACAGGCCAATGAACACACACCCATCGAATTTGTGACGGGGCGGGTTAAACCGGTCAGTTCGATTATTGAAAAACAAAGTCGGCGTTTTATCAGTGACGAACTTTTGGAACAGGATATGCAGGACATTGCTGGTCTGCGAATCATGTGTCAGTTTGTTGAAGACATTTATCAAGTCGTGGCACTCCTTCGTCAACGCACAGACATGAACATCGTGGAAGAACGCGATTACGTGACCAACGTGAAGCCTTCTGGTTACCGCAGTTATCATGTGGTGATTGAATATCCAGTGCAACTCATCCATGGTGAAAAAAAGATTTTGGCGGAAGTCCAGATTCGAACCATGTCCATGAACTTCTGGGCAACGATTGAGCACAGCCTGAATTACAAATATAATGGCGAATTTCCGGATACTTTGAAGGCGCGGCTCAAGCGGGCAGCGGAGGCTTCCTTTATGTTGGATAAAGAGATGTCAGATATTCGTGAAGAAATTCAAGAAGCCCAGCATCTGTTTGTTTATGGTAAAGGGCAACAGCCACATTCGAAAACAAAGGATCACCATGACGATAAAAAGGATGAGTAA
- a CDS encoding CYTH domain-containing protein translates to MSISREQEFKTTLTKTDFLAILNQFDFEPGFSQMNTYYDTPTGAVKKAGLGLRIRQFKDRAEQTLKVPNKNQHRDLEEITDPLTSVEARSLIDQGQLKTGQVTTALAAREIDPAAVHPQTQAKTTRRVAHLKAGLLTLDQTFYMDNTSDFELEMEYHDLPQAQVFYDTLLHQFNIEKRPVINKVQRAFMHVHDSQAD, encoded by the coding sequence ATGTCAATTTCTCGCGAACAGGAATTTAAAACAACTTTAACAAAGACTGATTTTCTAGCGATTCTCAATCAGTTTGATTTTGAGCCGGGCTTCAGTCAAATGAATACCTATTACGATACACCGACTGGCGCCGTCAAAAAGGCAGGCCTAGGCTTGCGCATTCGTCAGTTTAAAGATCGTGCGGAACAAACCTTAAAAGTTCCTAATAAGAATCAACATCGTGATTTGGAAGAAATTACCGATCCGCTGACTTCAGTTGAAGCCCGCTCCTTGATTGATCAAGGTCAACTTAAAACCGGTCAAGTCACAACGGCACTAGCAGCCCGTGAAATTGACCCCGCAGCGGTTCATCCGCAAACCCAAGCAAAAACGACCCGCCGTGTAGCGCATCTTAAAGCAGGTTTGTTGACACTCGATCAGACTTTTTACATGGACAACACCTCTGATTTTGAGTTGGAAATGGAGTACCATGACCTGCCACAAGCTCAAGTTTTCTACGATACTTTGTTGCACCAATTCAACATTGAAAAACGGCCGGTTATCAACAAAGTTCAGCGCGCATTCATGCATGTGCACGATTCACAAGCTGATTAA